From the genome of Streptacidiphilus rugosus AM-16, one region includes:
- a CDS encoding LLM class F420-dependent oxidoreductase, which translates to MTATPTAPARWGLTFPLDGIPLGAQRALVESLPDLGFTDLWSMETAGADAFTPLALASVWAPQLRLGTAIVPVHTRGPALLAMQAAALAEAAPGRFTLGIGASSPVIVQDWNAIPFEQPFQRSRDVLRFLKAAFTGAPVTEEFTTFAVRRFRLDRVPAHTPAVLLAALRPGMLKLAAREADGTILNWLSAQDVRTARAEFDAAAGPDHGKDVVARIFVCPTQDADYARALGRRLIAAYLTVPAYAEFHRWLGREEQLKPLWENWAAGDRKAAAASVPDEVVDALIVHGAPESCREQLRAYVENGVTVPVPALLPTPGQGAQALAAAIRAVSPS; encoded by the coding sequence ATGACCGCCACCCCCACGGCCCCCGCACGCTGGGGCCTCACCTTCCCGCTGGACGGCATTCCGCTGGGCGCGCAGCGTGCGCTCGTGGAGTCGCTTCCCGATCTGGGCTTCACCGACCTCTGGTCGATGGAGACCGCAGGCGCCGACGCCTTCACGCCGCTCGCGCTCGCCTCGGTCTGGGCGCCGCAACTGCGGCTGGGCACCGCGATCGTGCCCGTGCACACCCGTGGTCCCGCGCTGCTGGCCATGCAGGCCGCGGCTCTCGCCGAGGCCGCGCCGGGGCGCTTCACGCTGGGGATCGGCGCCTCGTCGCCGGTCATCGTGCAGGACTGGAACGCCATCCCGTTCGAGCAGCCCTTCCAGCGCAGCCGGGACGTCCTGCGCTTCCTGAAAGCCGCGTTCACGGGCGCCCCGGTGACGGAGGAGTTCACGACCTTCGCGGTCCGGCGCTTCCGGCTGGACCGGGTCCCCGCGCACACCCCCGCGGTGCTGCTGGCCGCGCTGCGGCCGGGGATGCTGAAGCTCGCCGCACGGGAGGCGGACGGAACGATCCTCAACTGGCTGTCCGCACAGGACGTGCGCACCGCGCGGGCGGAGTTCGACGCCGCGGCGGGGCCCGACCACGGCAAGGACGTCGTCGCCAGGATCTTCGTCTGTCCGACCCAGGACGCGGACTACGCCCGCGCGCTGGGACGGCGGCTCATCGCGGCGTACCTCACGGTCCCGGCCTACGCCGAGTTCCACCGCTGGCTCGGCCGCGAGGAGCAGTTGAAGCCGCTCTGGGAGAACTGGGCCGCCGGCGACCGGAAGGCGGCGGCCGCGTCCGTGCCCGACGAGGTGGTGGACGCGCTGATCGTGCACGGCGCCCCGGAGAGCTGCCGGGAGCAGCTGCGGGCCTACGTGGAGAACGGCGTCACCGTGCCCGTCCCCGCACTGCTGCCCACGCCGGGCCAGGGCGCCCAGGCCCTGGCCGCGGCGATCAGGGCGGTCAGCCCGTCGTGA
- a CDS encoding endonuclease V, with product MGTERADAHTWPRTEAEALAVQERLRPLVRATALPRPPRLIAGLDVAYAGAHGSADDAVAAAVVVLDAVTLEPVEQATAVGTAGFPYIPGLFAFRELPVLMRALEKLTVAPDVLLCDGQGLAHPRRFGLACHLGVLTGVPTLGVAKTPLLGEWDEPGSERGATAEVTDRGEIVARVLRTQQGVRPVTVSVGHLVDLDDATAVVLDAARRYRLPETTRLADRLCREALRDAHAGAAAD from the coding sequence ATGGGGACGGAGCGCGCGGACGCGCACACGTGGCCCCGGACCGAGGCCGAGGCGCTGGCGGTGCAGGAGCGGCTCCGCCCGCTGGTGCGGGCCACGGCGTTGCCGCGACCGCCCCGGCTGATCGCCGGTCTCGACGTCGCCTACGCGGGCGCCCACGGCAGCGCTGACGACGCGGTCGCCGCGGCCGTGGTCGTGCTGGACGCGGTGACGCTCGAACCGGTGGAGCAGGCGACGGCCGTCGGGACGGCGGGGTTCCCCTACATCCCTGGCCTGTTCGCCTTCCGTGAGCTGCCGGTCCTCATGCGCGCACTGGAGAAGTTGACGGTCGCCCCCGACGTGCTGCTCTGCGACGGACAGGGACTCGCGCACCCGCGCCGCTTCGGTCTCGCCTGCCACTTGGGCGTGCTGACGGGTGTGCCGACGCTGGGCGTCGCCAAGACCCCGCTGCTGGGGGAGTGGGACGAGCCGGGGTCCGAGCGCGGCGCGACGGCGGAGGTGACCGACCGCGGCGAGATCGTGGCCCGGGTGCTGCGGACGCAGCAGGGGGTCCGGCCGGTGACGGTCTCGGTGGGGCATCTGGTGGACCTGGACGACGCGACCGCGGTGGTGCTGGACGCCGCCCGGCGCTACCGGCTGCCGGAGACCACCCGCCTCGCCGACCGCCTCTGCCGTGAGGCGCTGCGCGACGCGCATGCGGGGGCCGCGGCCGATTGA
- a CDS encoding MazG family protein gives MNETNPAGSPAELPDSGPTGPEPTSPGRLVLLGSTHRVAPGLLSWPAWQVLHAAERVLVGDAAHPQLAPLARAGVAVEVLDVPSYALPRTLAEAARGTLVVWLVGADGDPGLTDSLARFAVEGAETPGAVIPELELLPGSYDLPGARLLDLVTVMDRLRSPGGCPWDAEQTHASLVKYLVEEAYELVEAIEEEDRHMLREELGDVLMQVFFHARIAQEHPTEPFSIDDVVGDLVEKLMYRHPHVFGDVDASTPDQVEANWEELKAAEKQRDSAVDGVPLGQPALALAAKLHSRATKAGVRVAAPTGEDFGARLLRLAVEAQAAGTDPEAALREAARAYRDAIRSAESR, from the coding sequence CTGAATGAGACCAACCCCGCCGGTTCCCCCGCCGAGCTGCCCGACTCAGGGCCGACCGGACCCGAGCCGACGAGCCCTGGGCGGCTCGTGCTGCTGGGCAGCACGCACCGGGTCGCCCCCGGCCTGCTCTCCTGGCCCGCCTGGCAGGTCCTGCACGCGGCGGAGCGCGTCCTTGTCGGGGACGCCGCGCATCCGCAGCTGGCGCCGCTGGCGCGGGCCGGCGTCGCCGTGGAGGTGCTCGACGTCCCCTCCTACGCGCTGCCGCGCACCCTCGCGGAGGCCGCGCGGGGAACCCTCGTGGTGTGGCTGGTCGGCGCGGACGGAGACCCGGGACTGACGGACTCGCTGGCCCGCTTCGCCGTCGAGGGCGCGGAGACGCCCGGCGCGGTCATCCCCGAGCTGGAGCTGCTGCCCGGCTCCTACGACCTCCCCGGCGCCCGCCTGCTCGACCTCGTCACCGTGATGGACCGGCTCCGCTCGCCGGGCGGTTGCCCCTGGGACGCCGAGCAGACCCATGCCTCGCTGGTGAAGTACCTGGTCGAGGAGGCGTACGAGCTCGTCGAGGCGATCGAGGAGGAGGACCGCCACATGCTCCGCGAGGAGCTGGGGGACGTCCTGATGCAGGTCTTCTTCCATGCCCGCATCGCGCAGGAGCACCCGACCGAGCCGTTCTCCATCGACGACGTGGTCGGCGACCTGGTCGAGAAGCTGATGTACCGGCACCCCCACGTCTTCGGCGACGTCGACGCCTCGACACCGGACCAGGTCGAGGCCAACTGGGAGGAGCTGAAGGCCGCCGAGAAGCAGCGCGACTCCGCCGTCGACGGCGTCCCGCTGGGCCAGCCCGCACTGGCGCTGGCGGCGAAGCTCCACTCCCGCGCGACCAAGGCGGGCGTCCGGGTGGCGGCCCCCACGGGCGAGGACTTCGGTGCGCGACTTCTGCGTCTGGCGGTCGAGGCCCAGGCGGCGGGCACGGACCCGGAGGCCGCGCTACGCGAGGCCGCGCGTGCCTACCGCGACGCGATCCGGTCCGCCGAGTCCCGGTGA
- a CDS encoding SurA N-terminal domain-containing protein, whose amino-acid sequence MNRPRTVLFALLAVVAVPGLSACSGGSGGTVHTGSAAVVGGQRISVAALDSQVTAFRDVAPAHGQPGTSSSPAIYGQDSSGMPDHVLQFLIKTQVVQAALNQKGLTVSASDVTAEEAHVLAQGTSRSALEAQFVSQAGLPPADLDDWFRMTSGEVKLLQSAGVSTDSPEAAPALTKMLDDAAAAQGIDINPRYGGSWNPGQPQLPEAAQPWIKQG is encoded by the coding sequence GTGAACCGCCCTCGCACCGTCCTGTTCGCGTTGCTCGCCGTGGTCGCCGTTCCGGGGCTCTCGGCGTGTTCGGGCGGCAGCGGCGGCACCGTGCACACCGGCTCCGCGGCCGTGGTCGGAGGGCAGCGGATCAGCGTGGCGGCGCTGGACAGCCAGGTCACCGCGTTCCGCGACGTCGCCCCCGCGCACGGCCAGCCGGGAACGAGTTCCAGCCCCGCGATCTACGGCCAGGACTCCTCCGGGATGCCGGACCACGTGCTGCAGTTCCTGATCAAGACCCAGGTCGTGCAGGCCGCGCTGAACCAGAAGGGGCTGACCGTGTCGGCGAGCGACGTCACGGCCGAGGAGGCCCACGTCCTCGCCCAGGGGACCAGTCGCAGCGCCCTGGAGGCCCAGTTCGTGTCGCAGGCCGGGCTGCCCCCGGCGGATCTGGACGACTGGTTCCGGATGACCTCCGGTGAGGTGAAGCTGCTGCAGTCGGCCGGTGTCTCGACCGACTCGCCGGAGGCCGCCCCCGCCCTCACCAAGATGCTCGACGACGCGGCCGCGGCGCAGGGCATCGACATCAACCCGCGTTACGGCGGCTCCTGGAACCCGGGCCAGCCGCAGCTGCCCGAGGCCGCCCAGCCGTGGATCAAGCAGGGATAG
- a CDS encoding alpha/beta fold hydrolase, whose amino-acid sequence MRAAPVTADGSCIRWVEIPGGTAPARVYLHGLGASAAPYFAASATHPALAGHRSLLVDLLGFGLSDRPADFGYTLEDHADAVAAALRAARVEAADLVAHSMGGAVAVLLATRHPDLVGRLVLVDANLDPVEPGQGMVSGAVAAYSEAEFLSTGRQELAELVGPHWWATMRLAGREALYRSATHLARGSVPTMREQLLGLSLPRTFLRPAADGPLKGEEALVAAGIDVVAVPDCGHNIMLDNPEAFARLTARALAVPRAAR is encoded by the coding sequence ATGCGCGCCGCCCCCGTCACCGCCGACGGTTCGTGCATCCGCTGGGTCGAGATCCCCGGCGGGACCGCACCCGCCCGCGTCTACCTGCACGGGCTCGGTGCGTCGGCCGCGCCGTACTTCGCGGCCTCGGCCACGCATCCCGCGCTCGCCGGACACCGTTCGCTCCTGGTCGACCTGCTGGGCTTCGGCCTCAGCGACCGGCCCGCCGACTTCGGCTACACGCTGGAGGACCATGCCGACGCCGTGGCCGCCGCCCTGCGCGCCGCCCGTGTCGAGGCCGCGGACCTGGTCGCGCACAGCATGGGCGGCGCCGTCGCGGTCCTCCTCGCCACGCGCCACCCGGACCTGGTCGGCCGGCTGGTCCTGGTCGACGCCAATCTGGACCCGGTAGAACCCGGCCAAGGGATGGTCAGCGGCGCCGTCGCCGCGTACTCCGAGGCGGAGTTCCTGAGCACGGGCCGGCAGGAGCTGGCCGAGCTCGTCGGTCCGCACTGGTGGGCGACCATGCGGCTGGCCGGTCGCGAGGCGCTGTACCGCAGCGCGACCCACCTCGCCCGGGGCAGCGTGCCGACCATGCGCGAGCAGTTGCTCGGCCTGAGCCTGCCGCGGACCTTCCTGCGTCCGGCCGCCGACGGTCCGCTCAAGGGGGAGGAGGCCCTGGTCGCGGCCGGGATCGACGTGGTGGCCGTGCCGGACTGCGGCCACAACATCATGCTGGACAACCCCGAGGCCTTCGCCCGGCTGACCGCGCGGGCGCTCGCCGTGCCCCGAGCCGCGCGCTGA
- a CDS encoding PadR family transcriptional regulator: MLELAILGFLCEQPLHGYDLKRRVAQLTGHVRPIADGTLYPAIKRLERAGWLERHTEPGSRAAPRHVLSLTPAGRAELLRRLRDAGETDGTDISNENRWFTVLAFLRHLADAGDQAAVLRRRQAFLEQPSSFFYEGAQPLTAEQAGDPFRAGILTIARATSEAELRWLDATLTALDAAHEG, encoded by the coding sequence ATGCTGGAACTGGCCATCCTGGGTTTCCTCTGTGAACAGCCACTGCACGGCTACGACCTGAAGCGCCGCGTCGCACAGCTCACCGGGCACGTGCGCCCGATCGCGGACGGCACGCTCTATCCGGCGATCAAGCGTCTGGAGCGGGCCGGATGGCTCGAGCGGCACACCGAACCCGGCAGTCGCGCGGCACCCAGGCACGTGCTGAGCCTGACTCCGGCGGGGCGGGCGGAACTGCTGCGCCGCCTGCGCGACGCGGGCGAGACGGACGGGACGGACATCAGCAACGAGAACCGCTGGTTCACGGTGCTGGCGTTCCTGCGGCATCTGGCCGACGCGGGGGACCAGGCGGCGGTGCTCCGCCGACGGCAGGCGTTCCTGGAACAGCCGAGCAGTTTTTTCTACGAGGGCGCGCAGCCGCTCACGGCCGAGCAGGCGGGCGATCCCTTCCGCGCGGGGATCCTGACGATCGCCCGCGCCACCAGCGAGGCGGAGTTGCGCTGGCTTGACGCGACGCTGACCGCGCTCGACGCCGCCCACGAGGGCTGA
- a CDS encoding serine/threonine-protein kinase, with translation MNGRIIAGRYTIGSLISQGGMGQVWKAYDERLGRSVAVKLLRPDRMHGEGTEELRRRFLREAQVTARVDHPGLVTVHDAGADGDDLYLVMQYVEGADLADHLAEHHPYPWPWAVAVAAQLCAILGAVHAVPVVHRDLKPRNVIVRPDGALTVLDLGIASVLGTDTTRLTRTGAAVGSPAYMAPEQAMGGPVGPRTDLYALGVVLHELLSGRVPFTAPTDVGVLHQHLYEQPQPLRELRPEVPQSLEALVLRLLAKDQQARPASAAEVHRELVALLPVRGVPGPQFDPTRPFLRPCSPWPEPGGSAASVATGQPRASQPELPGLAEAVDQVKRLLDAGQATQAVDVLGGLLPAVVAEQGEGSPVARMLRKQYARTLLGVGQYTRALPELRRLAEDRARESGPADQQVLQYRYEAAQCLEQLGEFAAALAEYRSLRGYVDNPYAGVDPRQALDIRRREAQMRLALGDRAGAREALAGLLPDAERVHGPRHPFTEELRFALTRV, from the coding sequence GTGAACGGCCGCATCATCGCCGGGCGTTACACCATCGGTTCGCTCATCAGCCAGGGCGGCATGGGCCAGGTCTGGAAGGCCTACGACGAACGCCTCGGCCGCTCCGTCGCGGTGAAGCTGCTGCGCCCGGACCGGATGCACGGGGAGGGCACCGAGGAACTGCGCCGACGCTTCCTGCGCGAGGCCCAGGTCACCGCCAGGGTCGACCATCCGGGGCTGGTCACGGTCCACGACGCCGGGGCCGACGGCGACGACCTGTATCTGGTCATGCAGTACGTCGAGGGCGCCGATCTGGCCGACCACCTCGCCGAGCACCACCCCTACCCGTGGCCCTGGGCGGTCGCGGTCGCCGCGCAGCTGTGCGCCATCCTCGGCGCGGTGCACGCGGTCCCCGTCGTGCACCGGGATCTGAAGCCCCGCAACGTGATCGTCCGCCCGGACGGCGCGCTGACCGTGCTCGACCTCGGCATCGCCTCCGTCCTCGGCACCGACACCACGCGGTTGACCCGCACCGGGGCCGCCGTCGGCAGCCCCGCGTACATGGCGCCCGAGCAGGCCATGGGCGGCCCGGTCGGTCCGCGCACGGACCTGTACGCGCTCGGCGTGGTCTTGCACGAACTGCTCAGCGGCCGCGTCCCCTTCACGGCGCCGACGGACGTCGGCGTGCTGCACCAGCACCTGTACGAGCAGCCGCAGCCGCTGCGTGAGTTGCGGCCCGAGGTGCCGCAGTCGCTGGAGGCGCTGGTGCTGCGCCTGCTCGCGAAGGACCAGCAGGCGCGCCCGGCGAGCGCCGCGGAGGTGCACCGGGAGCTGGTGGCCCTGCTGCCCGTGCGGGGCGTTCCGGGCCCGCAGTTCGACCCGACGCGTCCGTTCCTGCGCCCCTGCTCGCCCTGGCCCGAGCCGGGCGGCTCCGCGGCGTCCGTGGCCACCGGGCAGCCGAGGGCCTCGCAGCCCGAGCTGCCGGGCCTGGCGGAGGCGGTCGACCAGGTGAAGCGGTTGCTCGACGCCGGACAGGCCACCCAGGCCGTCGACGTGCTGGGCGGCCTGCTGCCGGCCGTCGTGGCCGAGCAGGGCGAGGGCTCACCGGTGGCGCGGATGCTGCGGAAGCAGTACGCCAGGACGCTGCTCGGCGTCGGGCAGTACACGCGGGCCCTGCCCGAACTGCGACGCCTGGCCGAGGACCGCGCCCGCGAGTCGGGACCGGCGGACCAGCAGGTGCTCCAGTACCGGTACGAGGCCGCCCAGTGCCTCGAACAGCTCGGCGAGTTCGCGGCCGCGCTCGCCGAGTACCGGTCGCTGCGCGGCTACGTCGACAACCCCTACGCGGGCGTCGACCCCCGCCAGGCGCTGGACATCCGCCGCCGTGAGGCGCAGATGCGGCTGGCGCTCGGCGACCGCGCGGGCGCGCGAGAGGCGCTCGCCGGGCTCCTGCCGGACGCCGAACGGGTTCACGGTCCCCGGCACCCCTTCACCGAGGAGCTTCGCTTCGCGCTCACGCGGGTGTGA
- a CDS encoding N-6 DNA methylase translates to MAEHQAEVTAAEIARLAGVGRAAVSNWRRRHADFPRPVGGTETSPSFALADVETWLRGQGKIAELPLRERVWQQLAAQAEGVVPALVRIGSVLLVVRDHPDLWQGLAGRPEAELVELLPPLVDHALDSRLGRDRPVHTPTGRELASALPLVRAAVELAADLGARQTYEFLLGRHLDANPRLYTLTPPGLAELMATLAGPVVHTAAAGQRPSVLDPAAGTGALLRAEALPPAHPAVLYGVDSDPGQAALTALRLALESEAAIRVAAVDSLRSDPFPELRADAVLCHPPFNERDWGYDELSYDARWEYGLPPRVESELAWVQHTLARLRDGGGAVLLLPPAVASRRSGRRIRAELLRRGALRAVVALPAGVAPPQSVPLHLWVLRRPGGGTAAMSPGGPEVLLVDVSALPTAGADGAEWQSVRNAVLEAWESFERATGAGGTPVARGRRRTTGGVDTGTAVPLSRVVPVLELLDDDVDLAPARHLPSSAGAGGLAELGELSSRLSDTLRRTVELTPPPPPAEAASAQSGPAVRWTTTTVGELARTGALVMRAGGAGAVEGQVRVLTDQDVLAGTGPTGAAALLAGEQGEEAVLLREGDVVVPVFGGGSVARVVDADTAGAALGRNLQVLRPEAAALDSWFLAGFLRGSANARQASSYASTAARLDVRRLQLPRLPLAEQRRYGAHFRELAAFEEALRQAGRFGDQLVRGLHDALTDGTLPPEA, encoded by the coding sequence ATGGCCGAGCACCAGGCCGAAGTCACCGCAGCCGAGATCGCCCGACTGGCGGGGGTGGGCAGAGCCGCCGTCAGCAATTGGCGACGCCGCCACGCCGACTTCCCGAGGCCGGTCGGCGGCACCGAGACCAGCCCTTCCTTCGCTCTGGCCGACGTCGAGACATGGCTGCGCGGCCAGGGGAAGATCGCCGAACTGCCCCTGCGGGAACGCGTCTGGCAGCAGCTCGCGGCCCAGGCCGAAGGGGTCGTCCCCGCCCTGGTCAGGATCGGCAGCGTGCTGCTGGTCGTCCGCGACCATCCGGATCTCTGGCAGGGACTGGCCGGCCGCCCGGAGGCGGAGCTGGTCGAGCTCCTGCCACCGCTCGTCGATCACGCCCTGGACTCGCGACTCGGCCGGGACCGCCCGGTTCACACGCCCACCGGCCGTGAACTGGCGTCCGCACTGCCGCTGGTGCGCGCCGCCGTGGAGCTCGCGGCGGATCTCGGCGCCCGGCAGACCTACGAGTTCCTGCTCGGCCGCCATCTCGACGCCAACCCGCGGCTGTACACACTCACGCCGCCGGGGCTCGCCGAGCTGATGGCGACGCTGGCCGGCCCGGTTGTTCACACCGCAGCGGCCGGGCAGCGCCCGAGCGTGCTCGATCCCGCGGCGGGCACCGGGGCGCTGCTCCGCGCCGAGGCTCTGCCGCCCGCGCACCCGGCCGTGCTCTACGGCGTCGACAGCGATCCCGGGCAGGCCGCCCTGACCGCTCTCCGGCTCGCCCTCGAATCCGAGGCGGCGATCCGCGTCGCGGCCGTCGACAGCCTGCGCTCCGACCCGTTCCCCGAGCTCCGCGCCGACGCGGTGCTCTGCCATCCGCCGTTCAACGAGCGGGACTGGGGCTACGACGAGCTCTCCTACGACGCGCGCTGGGAGTACGGCCTGCCGCCGCGGGTCGAGTCCGAGCTGGCGTGGGTGCAGCACACGCTGGCCCGGCTCCGCGACGGCGGCGGCGCGGTCCTGCTGCTGCCCCCCGCCGTCGCCTCCCGGCGCTCGGGACGGCGCATCCGCGCCGAACTGCTGCGGCGCGGGGCGCTGCGCGCGGTCGTGGCGCTGCCCGCCGGGGTGGCGCCGCCGCAGAGCGTGCCGCTGCACCTGTGGGTGTTGCGCAGGCCGGGCGGGGGCACCGCGGCGATGTCGCCCGGCGGCCCCGAGGTGCTGCTGGTCGACGTCTCCGCGCTCCCCACCGCCGGCGCCGACGGGGCGGAGTGGCAGTCCGTCAGGAACGCGGTCCTGGAGGCCTGGGAGTCCTTCGAGCGGGCCACCGGAGCCGGTGGCACGCCGGTCGCCCGTGGCCGACGCCGGACGACCGGCGGCGTCGACACCGGGACCGCCGTGCCGCTGAGCCGGGTGGTGCCGGTCCTCGAACTGCTCGACGACGACGTCGACCTGGCTCCGGCCCGTCACCTGCCCTCCTCGGCGGGCGCGGGCGGCCTGGCCGAACTCGGGGAGCTCAGCAGCCGTCTGAGCGACACCCTGCGTCGCACCGTGGAGCTCACGCCCCCGCCGCCTCCGGCGGAGGCGGCGTCCGCGCAGAGTGGTCCGGCCGTGCGCTGGACCACCACCACGGTCGGCGAACTGGCACGCACCGGCGCGCTGGTGATGCGGGCCGGGGGCGCCGGTGCGGTCGAGGGCCAGGTCCGGGTCCTCACCGACCAGGACGTGCTGGCAGGCACCGGGCCGACCGGCGCCGCCGCACTGCTCGCCGGAGAGCAGGGGGAGGAGGCGGTGCTGCTGCGCGAGGGAGACGTGGTCGTGCCGGTCTTCGGCGGCGGCAGCGTGGCCCGCGTCGTGGACGCGGACACGGCCGGTGCGGCGCTCGGCCGGAACCTGCAGGTGCTGCGCCCGGAGGCGGCGGCGCTCGACTCCTGGTTCCTCGCCGGCTTCCTGCGCGGCAGCGCCAACGCCCGCCAGGCGAGCAGCTACGCGTCCACGGCGGCGCGGCTCGACGTGCGAAGGCTCCAGCTGCCCCGGCTGCCGCTCGCCGAGCAGCGCCGCTACGGCGCGCACTTCCGTGAACTGGCCGCGTTCGAGGAGGCCTTGCGGCAGGCGGGACGCTTCGGCGACCAGCTGGTCCGCGGGCTCCACGACGCCCTCACCGACGGGACGCTGCCCCCGGAGGCGTGA
- a CDS encoding DUF4352 domain-containing protein — protein MSRTTNRSRRTVLAVALGALIIAGTAACKDTTGGSVSTDAKPTTAASGHSSGSGSGSTSGSKSAKVGDTIALKGMDSTADVTVVRIVDNPAGADEFNTPEAGKRFFAVQFRIKATGSKAYSDSPSNGAKVVDSQGQAYEADISDTKAGQSFPASVNIAPGGSGLGFIVFQVPSNAKITQIQFGLDSGMADQTGQWNVN, from the coding sequence ATGTCGCGCACCACCAACCGCTCGCGTCGCACCGTTCTCGCCGTCGCCCTGGGGGCGCTGATCATCGCGGGCACCGCCGCGTGCAAGGACACCACCGGCGGCTCGGTCTCCACCGACGCCAAGCCGACCACCGCGGCCTCCGGCCACTCCTCGGGCTCCGGCTCCGGCAGTACGTCCGGCTCCAAGTCGGCCAAGGTCGGCGACACCATCGCGCTCAAGGGCATGGACAGCACGGCCGACGTCACCGTGGTCAGGATCGTCGACAACCCGGCCGGAGCCGACGAGTTCAACACTCCGGAGGCGGGCAAGCGCTTCTTCGCCGTCCAGTTCCGGATCAAGGCCACCGGCAGCAAGGCCTACAGCGACTCGCCTTCCAACGGCGCCAAGGTCGTCGACAGCCAGGGGCAGGCATACGAGGCCGACATCAGCGACACCAAGGCAGGCCAGTCCTTCCCCGCCTCCGTGAACATCGCCCCCGGCGGGAGCGGCCTCGGCTTCATCGTCTTCCAGGTCCCGTCCAACGCGAAGATCACCCAGATCCAGTTCGGCCTGGACAGCGGCATGGCCGACCAGACCGGCCAGTGGAACGTGAACTGA